In one Ictalurus furcatus strain D&B chromosome 10, Billie_1.0, whole genome shotgun sequence genomic region, the following are encoded:
- the LOC128613361 gene encoding fetuin-B translates to MGKIQFISLSLISLYFHSATTSPEPKGCLDLSVVNAAEVALDQVNAARKEGYIFSLNRVYDVLQDAKEEGESLLRLTIDVLETKCHVISKRKWKSCEIKAIGDVPVFGKCDVSVFIQTNITLHNFSCTIQQVPAAAIIDTCPDCPTTESLDDPIVVETANLSLEKFNQETNMSNYFVLLNITGASMQWVVGPSYFVEFIIQETDCAKKVTDVDWTQCQPKNGTHMNGFCTGSHITFDDDPEVMLSKEASWISGTHTTIEEAKKKLSTSVSCSLYQEMLDNEPENSNRTIKNPSTIQTPSGSVLILPPTPIPVSPRIPAAAPNCPGERRHNLGLESVKL, encoded by the exons ATGGGAAAAATACAATTCATCTCCTTGTCACTGATAAGTTTATACTTTCACAGTGCCACTACATCTCCTGAACCAAAAGGATGCCTCGACCTGAGTGTAGTGAATGCAGCAGAGGTGGCACTGGACCAAGTTAATGCAGCCAGAAAGGAAGGTTACATCTTCTCTCTGAACAGAGTGTATGATGTCCTGCAAGATGCAAAG GAGGAAGGGGAGAGCCTTTTACGACTGACGATAGATGTACTGGAGACAAAATGTCATGTGATCAGCAAAAGAAAATGGAAGTCATGTGAAATCAAGGCTATCGGAGATGTTCCA GTCTTCGGAAAGTGTGATGTATCTGTCTTCATTCAGACCAACATTACTTTACATAACTTTAGTTGCACCATCCAGCAAG ttcctgctgctgccaTCATTGACACGTGTCCAGATTGTCCAACAACAGAGAGCCTGGACGATCCAATCGTAGTCGAGACAGCCAATCTTTCTCTTGAAAAATTTAATCAAGAGACAAACATGTCTAATTACTTTGTTCTTCTAAATATAACTGGGGCAAGCATGCAG TGGGTTGTTGGTCCATCCTACTTTGTTGAGTTCATCATACAGGAAACAGACTGTGCCAAAAAAGTGACTGATGTAGACTGGACTCAGTGCCAGCCAAAGAATGGGACACAT atgaatggCTTCTGTACAGGATCACATATTACGTTTGATGATGACCCTGAAGTGATGCTCTCCAAAGAGGCCAGCTGGATCAGTGGAACACACACTACTATTGAAGAAGCTAAGAAAAAACTTTCTACCAGTGTCAGCTGTTCACTTTATCAAGAAATG CTCGATAATGAACCAGAGAACAGCAACAGGACAATCAAAAACCCTTCAACCATCCAAACTCCATCTGGGTCTGTGCTGATTCTGCCTCCTACACCCATCCCAGTGTCCCCCAGAATACCAGCAGCTGCTCCTAACTGCCCTGGAGAAAGGAGGCACAACCTTGGACTAGAGTCAGTGaaactataa